In Oryza sativa Japonica Group chromosome 8, ASM3414082v1, the sequence TCAGATGAAATCGCGGACATCAGCTGTCCATAGCTTGTGGCGAGATTGCTTAACTCCAGGTAGAAGATTGATGAATGGCCGGGCTGTTCAATGCAAGAAAAAGATGATGAGATAAGAGATACACACCGATCGATTACtttacaagtaaaaaaaaaatccgagaaaTTGCGATCGATCGGTTGAGAAATTTATTGAGAGGAAGAAGAACGTACGGGTAGAGGGGGAGAGATAGTGGTGGAGGTGGATGCCTCTTTCCTCCTCTTGGGCGCCATTGATGTAAAGCGATATGCTATGGAGAGGGTTTAAGAGGGttttagaagaagaagaagaagaagaagaagaagaagaagaagaagaagaagaagaagaagaagaagaagaagaagcggtTGAGAAATGGGAGTACAAGTGCTTTGGTGTGAGTGGATGGACGGTGAGGTGGTCGTCTTCCTCACGCGCGGtggggaagaggcggcggcggcgtcggggaggagccgaggagAGGCATGGGCTCACGGCCACCACGgctgccttcttcttcttcttttttgcattgcttgcttttcttttttttttcatgggttGTTTTGTCTTattggcgagagagagagagagagggagagagagagtccaGCTAGCACATCATGCCATGCCTCCCCCACCCATCCAAATTCCCAAACCCTCGTCGTGGccgcacccacccacccacccacccacctcgccgccgccgccgccggggctggGGCCGCCGCGCGCCTTCGCCTCCGCCTCGTCCTCCGAGGCTTGCTTGgttgtagctagctagctccactAGCTTGCGGGGGAAGCTAATCTTGGAACAGCAGCCTCCCCATCCTCCCGGTGGTGTAAATGgcatgcgcgcgggcggcgacgcgcgaaggcggcggcggcggcgtcctcagcgacgcgACGCGAGCAGTGGTGTGGTGGTCAGGTGCTCCACCATGCAGTTTTGCccaatttttccctttttttttccaaatatttcGATTCAAATTTCCAGGATATTTCGCTAATTTcttgtttcttaatttcctcCATAGTTTGGATCAGTTTGAACCTAGGACTCCAGCTTCTGCGGACAAGAACACGCATGCATATGGTTCTTGTGGTCTCCATGGATCAACGGTGAAGCCGGCTAGCTGGCAGTCTGGCACTCGACGGCGCGGACGTGAGAGTGTGAGTGAGAGCTCCACCACCACACATTGCAGGTTCTATCTCCAGTCTCTGCGCCCTCATCCCTTTGAATTCAGCCAGCTAATATTTGTCAATGTGCTCCTAGCTGCAGTGATTCAGCTTGCCAAGATGTTTCTAAGCACAAATGCAAAATGCATCAATTGTAGAAGAAATATTACTGTGTGATTGCAGCAATTGTAACGCGCGTATACTATGATGTCTGGGCAAGCCAATCCTCTATTTTGAGATTTTATATGTTGTGATGTTGCATCCTTTAATGTAAGGCATTTGCGAGGGGAAAGCCCCCATGATTCCAATTTTAGCAACTTGTTAATTCGAATCACCGGAAGCAATTaatgctttttctttttgtgcCGGTCAGCTCTAAGTTCTTATCCTTTATAGTTTGTTTGAACATTGATGCTTCCATCAAAGATTAATGAAATCTTAGCTGCAGGGCAATTTCATTGAGCATGCAAATGAATTGAAGAAGAATAAAACACCTGGTAGATTATCATTAAGCAACTCATGATCATTGGATCACATTCCTATTATTACTATTGATCTGTCCCAAGCTCTATATATTAGTTTCTCCAAGAAACTGGAAGGCCCTTACAAAGATATGTAGAGAAGGATAGCTTAGGTCTACTTGTACAGTTCTACTTGATATTAACACTTAGGCATCTGGTTGTAGGTGGGATTTATGTGCAGCTGCATGCCTTTGTTTGCTTTTAAAGCTTAAGCAGCAGTTTCCAGCCCATTTAGGAATGGGCTGTGATCAACTGCCTGCTAGGACTAATGTACTTAGGTGATCAGTCCATTTTACAACATGTGGCAAAAGCTATTGTTTTGTGAACTTGGGAGCTTTTAGTAATGAATACATGCTTGACATATATTCATCAATTGTGGTTGCTCAGGATATACCCTTGTGGTCTACCACAGTAAGTGTTCCTATGTAATTATTTGTGTGGTTTGCTTAGTTTGCATATGTCTTTGCATCATGTGCTCTCTGATCTATATGATTATTATTTCCTGAAAAATTTAACAAGTACCGTAGCACCAGAAGTTCTCTTTATGAATGCATGGAGATGTTATTTTGGTTATCGAAGATTTGGTTGGGATTATTTTATACTTTTATTGTTTATTTGGGGTTGGTTTAGTTCTGAACTAAATCGTACACAAATCTTATTTTGTAGGATATTTTGAACCACATGTCAGATATTCTTTTAAgactatattttgatgaaaataaataaaaggaagCATGCCAAAACAGCATGAGGGTGTATAGTAATCTGGTAGTAATAAACTATTATTGGATTTTCACAGGAGGAAATTTGGATTGTCGTAAATGTTCAGATATGCTATTTTATCTGGGAAGAAATAAAGTTCTGCTTGAGTTGTGCTTTAACCAGAAGGAATTTGTAGTTGTAAATTTAAAAAACCAAAATCAGGGGCGGGCTATCCATTCAGGCTTACCTGGATTTCTTTGCCCTCTGGGACCTACTTTCCTCGATACAGCTTGAGCCCGCGGTGGCTGACGCGGCGGTCTGGTGGCCGGCGAAGAACGGAACCTTCTCCGTCAAGTCAGCCTACTCGTTGCTATCCGCTGGTCGTACTCGATGTTTGCTGGGCAAGATTATTTGGAAGTCACGCGCACCGGAATGCTGCAAATTCTTTATGTTCTGCGCCATGAAGAATGCCTGCCTTACGGCTGATAATTTGCAACGGCGTGGATGGCATCTGGCTCCAATCTGCCATCTTTGCTCCAAAGATATCGAATCTTGCACCCACATCTTCCTTAACTGCGCCTTCTCCCATGAAGTTTGGGGGCTAGTTAGGGGCAGGATTGGCCTCCTTCATGCAGTGCCAGATGATGACTTGCCCACTTGGTGGTGTGCCGCGCGCAAGGTGGTTACCAAGAAGGAGAGGAAAACCTTTGACGCGGGCGTGATTTTGGTGACTTGGCTGATCTGGAAGGAACGGAACGCTCGCGTGTTCGATGGCCGAGCCTCGTCACCGGCCTGCCTATTCGCGACGATCAAGGATGAATGGGAAATGTGGCTGGCGGCGGGTTTGATCCCTCCTCCGTGAGAAGGCTTGTTGTAGCTCTGTTGGGAGAGGTTTTTTGTGTGTTTGCTCCCCATCTCCTTTGAGCGACGGCTTTTTCTGCCTCTCTTAGGGATGTGGTCCTGCTTGTAACAAATAATGTACATTCTTTGCTCTATCTTAATATACTTCGGCCGGCATCTTTGCCGGCCCggtgaaaaaaaaccaacaaaAGTTTAATGTCTTCAAATTCTGAAAAATACTATCCAACGACTGTAAAATGCATATTGTTTTGTGGATGGATTGTCCTACAATGGGTAAACCAAACTATTTTTGTGAATCTGTGGTCTATAACTCCCTTCTTTCATGTTTATATGTTAAAAGGAGTTGCATCCAGCTTACAATTTTCCTTGTTATTGCTTATGCTATTACATTACCTTTTGCAGCATCTCATCTATATTATTGCAGGAATTATATGCAAAGTTAAACGTCATGCGAGCACTGTGGCATATATGTTAATTTGTTAGTAGGGGAAAGGTTTGCTACATTCCTACTGATGCGGTTTACAGAAACAGTCATACTGTGTCTGTCAGAGGACCAGAGATTTTGGGAAGAGATTGAAGAGGGACCAAGGGCTATGGGTCCCCTTGGACTTTCAGCAGGTGAgctcctctttttcttcttctgatcTTATGACACCAACTATCATTCTTATTATTTTCACCTTCCTTTACAGTTCTACCTGGATATGCAATTTGTGATTCTTTTCGGGCAAGGCCGTCTCTTATCTCCGGTCTCCGCACATACATCAAGTAATACTGAAAATCGTTGATAGAGTGATGGCGGCATTTTCTGTTACTGGAATGAACCCTGATAGGTTATATTATACTTTCAAGGTTAATAAACCTTTTCGACCCAACTGTTTTCAGTACAAAGTGCTGTAATGTTTATGCACTTTGTGCTGCAATAGCAAGCAGGAGCATATGCATGTGTTTTGCTCCATTTGTTACACTTCTATTATAGATTTTTCACATGTCAGAAATTGGATGATGTAGGATATATTAATTATGAAATTCCTGGTTTTGTCTAAAAATGTCGCTGGCCTTTAAACCGAAGACGATGATGAGGAACACCCGCTTATTCCTGGTTTTTTGTCTAAATTGGATGCGTCCTTCCAAGCAAACAATTGCCGAAAAAACACGTTGTGGTCGATAATGTTGCCAAGCAACATACAACCATCTCTGCACAGGGTAATCGCAAAAGCAAACATGCTGATGTGGTAATGCCAGTTATCAATGTATTTGATGTAGTAGGTACATGTGTTGGGTTTGAATGTTTCTCTTACAAACAATTAATACAGTGATGCAATACTTGTTACAACAGCCTCTAAACTTTCAATCTTCTACATTACAACACAGCCTTACACCCTTGTGTTGCATATTGCAATGGCAGGAAAAAGAATAGCCAGATATGAGCTTACAGGCAAACAGAAATTACCAAGTGGAGTACAATTTCAACGGCACAAAAGTTAACAccaataatatatatttcagtGTACGAACACTAGATCGATCCATGTTCATTACACACAGGACTGCCAACACATTAAGCAATAAACAAACAAGTTTCGTGGAAATTCGGGAAAACATGCCCCATTTTACAGCCTATAACAAAGATACTTCGCTAGAGATGTATGCGCCACATATAATTCACCCAGAGTTTCACATACTATCACCATAAAATATTTCCAAATCTCCCAATACGCTCCCACATTTTCCGATTGTAGTGTTCTATGATTCCAATCCACCTAACCTTCACTTGCAGCACATAAGGGCCTTTCTTCCGAGTACATTCTTCATTACGATGCCCTAGAACAAACTTAAAACATGCAACTTCACTGCCACCCTCAAACACACAAACTTTGAGCACCAGCTTGTGTTTACACACGACAGCTACTATATTACGAGTTAATGTAACACGTCCATCATTCCTAACAGTTGTCTCTGTCCCTTCCACTCTACTGTCATATAAGATGATCTCATTTTCAACATTCCCAGTAGTCCAAGCACTTACTGTACCGGTGAAATTTGACAGCCCCTCCAAGAAATTGACAGCAAGGGTAGCTTGCACAGCATAAGGAACAGGTGTATAGATAAACGCCACTCTACTCATGAAACTTTCTAGTTCTAAAGTCTTGAGTGGCTTTTCATAAGCGACGGCATCATGTTCTATGAAACCTTTGCTGAAATCTTTGTCAGTAGCCCCATCCCCCTTAATCTTCAAATTGAACTCAAAATACATGGATCCTTTGGTAGCAAGCCCTCTCTTTGGGCCTGTAAGAGTTAGTGTATCCTCCTGCACGTACATCGATTTAATGAAAAGCATGTCACTTATAATTCAGACGATGTCAAGAATATAATGTGTTCGAGAAGAGGAACGAATCGGATACAGACCGGCGAGGTGCTGAGTTGGGGATGGTCCTATCACGCCTGAACAAATAGACACATCTGTAGTCCTGCTTATCCCTCGCCAGCACAGTTCCAAAGATGCTGATGGGGTAACCTGAATCAGACTCGGTGACCTTGATTGCAATGACATTAACAGAGCCTTCCAACATCACAAACTTGGAGGAAGGGATAGTGCGAATCGGAGACCCAGGACTAATTTTTGCTGCAAAAATAGGGCCAGAAACAGAAATCAAACAAGAACATTATTATTACTACACATGACATCGATCTAGAGACTCAACAGATAGGGAGGAAGAAGTTTTCACAAGTATATATTGCTTGAATTTACATGTATTCATAGGAATAAACGGATCGAGAACTAATTAGACAAGTGAATGAAATGATACGTGCAaatttagaaatttagaatAAGTGAAAGGATACTCACACTCTTTGTCGTGGTCAAAGAATGCCATGTTGCAGAAACAGAAACTGACCCGGGTAGGGGTAAATTCTTTTAACTTGGGGTCGTATTCAGTTAACTGATAGCGGCGAACGATGTCAAGAACGCTCACCACCTTCTCCTCCCATGTCAACTCCTGTCCAAAATCCAGGAACTTCTTCTTCACCTTTCccacctgctgctgcttttTCAGAGTTGGCTGCTGCTTCTCCTCCTTCCCAGCAGCCATACCACCTCCatgctcctcctccttctccatgGTGACCTTCTTGGTTAGTTCACCCATCTTGCCAATGCTGTCATCGCCACAGCTATAAATTCAGAAGAGAAGCAAAAATTGCAATATTTAGATTTGTTCTTTTATGCATCGCATaccaagaggaagaggggatcgATCGAGGAGGCGAGCGTACCGTACGTGGTGCGAGTGCGATCTCCTCGAACCCTAGCACGCCGCAACCGAGAAGTCGATCGATCGCCGCCGCTGCGGTGAAAGGGGTTTTCTTTATATAGGCCCATCAGGTTAAGTcttttccaaagaaaaaggccCATCAGGTAACCTACTCTTCCGGTCTGTTTGGTTGGAGagagtttttaggagggattaggagtttagagggatgagtctattaactgttttgtttggttgggggacatgggaattttggtgggatggggatggggatggggaattgaggaatgaattccctccttttcaatacctgggtaggggcaggtaattaggagggaattcctcctttacttcgtctaaacaaatctcagccatccattttcattaatgatctaatcaccaactaaactccctatcaatttccaccacctctaccaaacaagagactgggatgaaaaatcaaattcccatcttaatctcaccattAATTCCTTGGTGTAAACTCCCAATTCCCTTCCCTcaagttgccaaacaagccGTTCGTCCTCACCAAACAAACCCTAGCCTCTTCATAATCGGGGAAACAgaaagagaaaaccctaaggctctctcccctccggcggcgacggggcgatCAGGGCTGCCAGCGAACACGTCTACGGTACACTCCTCGATCGCCTCGATTCTCTCTTCCGATTCGACGAAATCGCATTGTATGGGCACCTAATCTCACCTGTGTCCCTTTCTTTCCGTGTTCTTCTTCTGCATGAGCGTCAAGATGGCGGACGAAAGCGAGAGGGGCGGTATGGTAatcgacgacgtcggcggcggcggactgaaTCTTGCAATTGTTGCAGGCAAGCGTAAGCGGGAGATCACATGGGAAGAGAAGGCGGCGTTGACAGTTCTTGATATTCCTGCCGAGCGTGATTGCAGCCTCATAGACTCGGAGAAAGATTACTCATGTGAGTGTATATATAATCCACAACTAATCGATCGATCATTCATCATTCATGTACATCTGTTCTGCTTTGTTCACTCGTTTGCATCAGTCAGTATATCCCTCTTAattggtacttcctccgttttatattataagactttctagcattgtattcattcattcatatatatgttaatgaatctaaatatatgtatgtgtttagattcattaatatctatatgaatatgggtaatgctagaaagtcttataatatgagacggaggcagtattttttttttgtttgttggaTGGGAAACATCAAAACCAAAACTTTGCTTGTTTTGCAGCTATGGCTGGCTGCCAGGCCGGAGAACACGCTAGTATATTTGGCATTGACAAGAATGGGGATGATTCTGATGAACCGTGTGCTAAGGATGATGCCAATCAAAGTGATATGGCTGCtctgaaggaggaggaggagaattgGGAGCTGGACAGTGAACCAGAGCTCACATGGGATGAGAAGGTGGTTCAAGTTCTAAACATGGTTCGACACCGAGAGATCACCGAATATAACCCCAAGCAGTTTTGCTCAATTCCTACTCGATTTTGTGCCTACAACATAGCCTTCTTTGACCTGGACAAAGAGTGTGAGTACATCCATCCACTGTTAGGGTTTTCTATAGGATCGTCTAGccttagatctagtcgggtagAGCTCTTGGGTGGATGAACAAATATGGATGAAACAACAGAGAGGGAAGTGAGAGGGTTTAGGGATACGACTGGTTGAcgttgaggaggaggaagaggcgccggccatcgtcgttgtTGTCGCGCTtgacgtggacggcggcgacgatggtcatgacggcggcggtcgtaggcgaggacgacgaggcgtggcgcggcgtgatgcttcccgtcactggctgcgccccctcgatcAGTTAGGGTTTTGTGGGTGGAGTTGGCGGTGGCAGTGAACCTCGTATCGTGTGCCCCCTCGGCCTCCACCCCTGTTTATATGGCGCAGGGTGACAGGGGCCCACCAGCCaatgggctgggcgccccccgATCAGGGCACGGGTCAAGGTCCCTTTgtgccgttgggctcaaggggagggagatctatctaacattctcccccttgatctcactatttcttttagcctttttctattccatcacagatttgcacatagagcatgtttcatcgtcacggttaatcgccgatggattcgacagccactatacacatctctattatactttaacttttgggccctgtagtccaggattcataaggcttcccttaaacccatgccggctacatgttccttgaacacATTGGGTGGTAGGTCTTTCgtgagcggatccgcgagcatcctttctgttctaatgtgctcgagactgattgtttgatcccggactttgttcttcacaacatagtactttatgtcaatgtgtttggcagcaccacttgactgatTGTTGTGAGCGTACATTACTGTAGGTTTGTTATCGCGGTATAACTTTAGTACTCTTCCTGtccatagctcatacggtgttttgggcaccgattTGCTTGAAACTCTGTTGAGGATATGAATGGCGGTTTTTAACGCCTCCATCCATAAACCCAATGGTAGGGTGGAGTAGCTCATCATGCTGCGCACCATATCCATAAGGGTACGGTTACGCCTTTCAGCTACCCCATTCTGTTTAGGTTCGCCCGGTGTTGAATAGTGGGCTACTATTCCATTCTCTAGCAAGAACCTTGCAAAAGGTCCAGGGACTTGCCCATAAGGCGTATGCCGACCATAGTACTCCCCCCATGGTTAGATCttactattttaaactttataTCATGCTGATTTTCAACTTCAGCTTTGAATATCTTAAATTTATCCAATGCTTCtgatctttctttaattggataaatataaccataatggGAGTAATCGTCTGTGAATGTTATGAACGAGTCATAGCCATCCACACTTTTCACAGGAAATGGACCACAAATATCTGTATGAATGATCTCCAAAATTCCCGCGCTTCGTTTTGCACCCTTTTTGATGCTCTttacaaattttcctttaatgcattctatgcattgttctaaatctgagaactccaatggaggaagaatATCACTCTTAACtagtctctcaattctccccctcgaaatatggcctAAACGATagtgccataatttcgatgagacatcaggagttctctttcttttcttgttttcttttgtcaacgaggacacaacattcacattctcagaaagagataacaaataaagctcATCTTGCAACACAACAAAGAATTGGGCTCAATCCCAGAGTGTGACACCGTCTCTGAGTACCTCGAAAGAATAAAGAGCCAGTTTACTGGTTCTTCAAAGACTTATGCGACACAGCTGATAAAGCAGCTTGTGACAGAGAGGTACCATGGGGGTGGTGTAAGAGACCACATTCTTAGGATGAGCAACATGGCTTCCAAGTTGAAGCCAATGGATTTGGGTATCAcagatgactttctggtccatctggttatggcctcattgccaaagcattttgacaactttattgtCAACTTCAACATAAGTCTAGAGAAATGGAATTTTGAAAAGCTCATCgctaattgtgtgcaagaggaggaaAGAATCAAAGAGTCCAATGGTGGCTCTATTAACTATGTTAAAGATAACAAGAAAAAGAGCCACAAACCATCCCCTCAAAAGGGAAATAGCCTCAGCATCTGCCTCAGCAACAACATTTCACTGTTGAAAAGGATCAGTGTCTCCACTGCAAGAAGACATGACATTACAAGAAAGATTGTCCTGACTTCCT encodes:
- the LOC136351187 gene encoding uncharacterized protein, coding for MYFEFNLKIKGDGATDKDFSKGFIEHDAVAYEKPLKTLELESFMSRVAFIYTPVPYAVQATLAVNFLEGLSNFTGTVSAWTTGNVENEIILYDSRVEGTETTVRNDGRVTLTRNIVAVVCKHKLVLKVCVFEGGSEVACFKFVLGHRNEECTRKKGPYVLQVKVRWIGIIEHYNRKMWERIGRFGNILW
- the LOC107277450 gene encoding uncharacterized protein is translated as MGELTKKVTMEKEEEHGGGMAAGKEEKQQPTLKKQQQVGKVKKKFLDFGQELTWEEKVVSVLDIVRRYQLTEYDPKLKEFTPTRVSFCFCNMAFFDHDKESKISPGSPIRTIPSSKFVMLEGSVNVIAIKVTESDSGYPISIFGTVLARDKQDYRCVYLFRRDRTIPNSAPRRRIH